The Armatimonadota bacterium genome contains a region encoding:
- a CDS encoding aminoacetone oxidase family FAD-binding enzyme, giving the protein MKQVQVIVVGAGAAGIFAAWQAGEMGASVLLIEKTVRVGTKILVSGGGKCNITHGGPLENVLKAFRKEESIFLRPAMYRFTNLQMIDLINELGIETYERPDGRIFPVDKTAKDVVEALRQLINHPNITMRYETAVTGVATENGKVAGIEIGDELIAADAVVLATGGSSFPNSGTTGDGYQWARQLGHTVVPIQSALAPIYLREPLADFSGLALRDIVCKCRVNTKESSRWRGDLLITHHGLSGPCALALSHDAARNLNQNSVTIDVDLLPEKNFEEINAHFIELSRKQPHNRIGNWLQDYAPERVIELMLERSAIPSDLKFGPISKQQRLQLVTQMKQFSFGEVRSVPMEKGEVVAGGVSLSEVDPKTMQSKIVAGLFLCGEILDVAGPVGGYNLQAAWSTGYVAGQNSAGLFEPMG; this is encoded by the coding sequence GTGAAACAGGTTCAAGTGATCGTGGTTGGGGCAGGTGCAGCAGGCATCTTTGCGGCATGGCAAGCAGGCGAAATGGGCGCATCCGTGCTCCTGATCGAAAAGACCGTCCGCGTTGGCACCAAAATCCTGGTCAGCGGGGGTGGAAAATGCAACATCACCCACGGCGGTCCGCTGGAAAATGTCCTGAAGGCGTTTCGCAAAGAGGAATCCATCTTCCTCCGCCCAGCAATGTATCGCTTCACGAATCTCCAGATGATCGACCTGATCAACGAGCTGGGAATAGAAACGTATGAGCGTCCCGACGGCCGCATTTTCCCGGTGGACAAGACCGCTAAAGACGTTGTGGAAGCTCTTCGACAACTGATCAACCACCCGAATATCACGATGCGATATGAAACCGCGGTCACCGGTGTCGCGACCGAAAATGGAAAGGTGGCAGGCATCGAGATCGGAGATGAGTTGATCGCGGCTGATGCGGTCGTCCTGGCGACGGGCGGCAGCAGCTTCCCGAATAGCGGGACGACCGGCGACGGCTACCAATGGGCGAGGCAACTAGGGCACACGGTCGTACCGATCCAGTCTGCGCTGGCTCCGATCTATCTTCGCGAACCGCTTGCCGACTTCAGCGGATTGGCACTCCGAGATATCGTCTGCAAGTGCCGAGTCAACACGAAGGAATCCAGTCGCTGGAGGGGCGACTTGTTGATCACCCATCACGGATTGAGTGGCCCCTGCGCACTCGCGTTGAGCCACGATGCCGCAAGGAACCTGAATCAAAACTCTGTGACAATCGATGTCGATCTGCTGCCCGAGAAGAACTTTGAGGAGATCAACGCGCACTTCATCGAACTTTCACGAAAGCAGCCGCACAACCGGATTGGAAACTGGCTCCAAGACTACGCTCCCGAGCGAGTGATAGAACTGATGCTTGAGCGGTCCGCAATCCCGAGCGATCTCAAATTTGGCCCGATCAGCAAGCAACAACGGCTACAACTTGTGACTCAGATGAAGCAATTTTCCTTTGGCGAGGTCCGGTCGGTGCCGATGGAAAAAGGCGAAGTGGTGGCAGGAGGAGTCTCCCTTAGCGAAGTGGACCCTAAGACGATGCAGAGCAAAATCGTGGCTGGATTGTTCCTGTGCGGTGAAATTCTGGACGTCGCCGGCCCGGTCGGTGGCTATAACCTGCAGGCTGCTTGGTCCACGGGTTATGTCGCTGGACAAAATTCAGCAGGACTTTTCGAACCGATGGGCTAA
- a CDS encoding HlyC/CorC family transporter: protein MDTGLLAVISVLLVVLSAIFVAAEYGLVGLRKSRIEVLAGKGNRAASLVLKALDQVPKYIATIQVGITIIGLALGSLTEPLVAENLERLMGSAVHPTLSFIISLVLVTFVMVVLGELVPKYLALHHPERIILILIRPLNFFVFLLAPVASVAQLSGKALLKPLGIDISSAKEGTISRDELTLMVRAGESGGTLEEDHANVVTKALRFDKLDAADIMIHRLDVHWVDAELSFDDLVKECSKIPHSRIPVCRGDIDDVVGILYTKDLLANVGRTNFELERILKPAEIVPENLTLTKIVNRMRDARTQILIVVDEFGGTSGLVTLEDVVEEVFGEMEDQIETERPQIDRMSNTRLSVKSSVRFDELMEYLELPTSEETSTETLATLIVEELERTPKLGDKVDTEVGTIVVENMARQRITRVRVLLNEALMPQNSD, encoded by the coding sequence ATGGACACTGGTCTTCTCGCGGTCATCAGCGTTTTGCTCGTCGTATTGTCGGCCATATTTGTCGCCGCAGAATACGGATTGGTTGGCCTCAGAAAGAGCCGGATCGAAGTTCTGGCAGGGAAGGGCAACCGAGCGGCGTCCCTGGTGCTCAAAGCGCTAGATCAAGTCCCAAAGTACATCGCCACCATCCAAGTTGGAATCACGATTATTGGATTGGCGCTGGGTTCGCTCACCGAGCCTCTGGTCGCGGAAAACCTAGAGCGACTGATGGGAAGTGCAGTTCACCCTACCTTGAGCTTCATCATCTCCCTTGTCCTAGTGACTTTTGTCATGGTCGTGCTCGGAGAATTGGTGCCGAAGTATCTCGCACTTCATCATCCCGAGCGAATCATTCTCATTTTGATCCGGCCTTTGAACTTCTTTGTGTTCCTGTTGGCACCTGTAGCGAGCGTCGCACAGCTCTCGGGAAAAGCGTTGCTTAAGCCGTTGGGGATCGATATCAGTTCCGCCAAAGAGGGCACGATCTCGCGCGATGAACTCACGCTGATGGTCCGGGCGGGCGAATCTGGTGGCACGCTAGAGGAAGATCACGCCAACGTGGTCACGAAGGCGCTTCGGTTTGACAAACTAGACGCCGCTGACATCATGATCCACCGCCTGGATGTCCATTGGGTTGACGCGGAATTGAGCTTCGACGACCTTGTCAAAGAATGCTCGAAGATTCCTCATTCCCGGATTCCGGTTTGCCGTGGTGACATCGACGATGTTGTTGGGATTTTGTACACCAAGGATCTCCTGGCCAATGTAGGTCGCACGAATTTTGAACTTGAACGAATTCTGAAACCGGCCGAGATTGTCCCCGAGAATCTTACGTTGACAAAAATCGTCAACCGGATGCGCGATGCAAGGACTCAGATTTTGATCGTTGTCGATGAATTCGGTGGCACGAGCGGACTGGTGACTCTGGAAGATGTCGTCGAAGAAGTTTTTGGCGAGATGGAAGATCAAATCGAAACCGAGCGACCACAGATCGATCGGATGTCGAACACAAGGCTCTCGGTGAAATCAAGCGTCCGATTTGACGAGCTGATGGAGTATCTGGAGCTTCCCACATCGGAAGAAACATCAACGGAAACCTTGGCCACTTTGATCGTCGAGGAACTCGAACGGACTCCGAAGTTGGGCGACAAGGTGGATACCGAAGTGGGCACCATTGTCGTCGAAAACATGGCGCGGCAACGGATCACACGGGTTCGAGTGCTTCTGAACGAAGCGCTGATGCCGCAGAATTCCGATTAG
- a CDS encoding nucleotide sugar dehydrogenase, protein MHAEKIGISTSNAVARLGASEYLNSKLQARTASIGVVGLGYVGLPFAVQAALSGFAVTGFDLAGEKISAVMDAKSYIGDVPDDLLERAISHGLNATTDFSKLANCDVIVIAVPTPLTKNLVPDLSFVINATREIAKHLRTGQLVTLESTTYPGTTEEVMLPILAESGLIVEQDFFLAHSPERVDPGNKTFKTENTTKVVGGVGPNSTMLASTFYAATVEKTVVVSSAKAAEFVKVYENIFRSVNVALVNEMAQLCDRMGLNVWEILDAAFTKPFGIMPFYPGPGVGGHCIPLDPHYLEFKAREYNFSTRFVQLAGEINRSMPRFVVEKATRILGTHGKPLPKARIAVIGVAYKNNIDDYRESPAIDVIRLLQDAGAEVFYIDPHVPGIGDHGVHMLASSPTPEFLASLDLGIVCANHASFDWTTLLEHLPAVLDTRNAINQPGNPKVVVL, encoded by the coding sequence ATGCACGCTGAGAAGATCGGCATTTCAACCTCAAACGCGGTGGCGCGACTGGGGGCGAGTGAATATTTGAATTCTAAATTGCAGGCACGAACCGCTTCGATTGGCGTTGTCGGGCTTGGATATGTTGGCCTTCCATTTGCCGTTCAAGCAGCACTTTCTGGATTTGCTGTCACTGGATTTGATCTTGCTGGCGAGAAAATTTCCGCCGTCATGGATGCGAAAAGCTACATCGGCGATGTTCCCGATGACCTTCTCGAACGTGCCATCAGCCACGGTCTCAACGCAACGACAGATTTTTCGAAGCTGGCCAATTGCGATGTCATTGTGATCGCCGTGCCGACTCCACTCACCAAGAACCTCGTTCCCGACTTAAGTTTTGTCATCAACGCGACTCGGGAGATTGCAAAGCACTTGAGGACCGGGCAACTGGTGACCCTAGAATCCACGACTTACCCTGGCACCACTGAGGAAGTGATGCTCCCAATCCTCGCGGAGAGTGGTCTGATCGTGGAGCAAGACTTCTTTTTGGCGCATTCTCCAGAGCGAGTTGATCCAGGAAACAAGACTTTCAAAACCGAAAACACCACCAAAGTCGTGGGTGGAGTGGGACCAAATTCGACAATGCTCGCCTCGACGTTCTATGCGGCTACGGTGGAGAAAACCGTCGTCGTTTCAAGTGCAAAGGCAGCGGAGTTCGTCAAGGTGTACGAGAACATCTTCCGGTCAGTAAATGTCGCGCTCGTCAACGAAATGGCGCAACTATGCGACCGAATGGGACTTAACGTTTGGGAAATTCTGGATGCTGCGTTCACCAAACCGTTTGGCATCATGCCGTTTTATCCCGGGCCAGGAGTCGGTGGACACTGCATTCCGCTCGACCCTCACTATCTAGAATTCAAAGCCCGCGAATACAACTTTTCAACCCGATTTGTTCAGCTTGCCGGTGAGATCAATCGCTCGATGCCTCGATTTGTCGTCGAAAAGGCGACTCGAATTCTGGGGACACATGGCAAGCCGTTGCCAAAGGCTCGAATCGCTGTGATCGGAGTCGCCTATAAGAACAATATCGACGATTACCGAGAATCGCCCGCAATCGACGTCATTCGGCTGTTGCAGGACGCTGGAGCGGAAGTGTTTTACATCGACCCGCATGTTCCGGGCATTGGTGATCACGGCGTGCACATGCTCGCATCGTCGCCAACTCCAGAGTTTCTAGCCAGCTTAGATCTGGGAATTGTTTGCGCAAACCATGCAAGTTTCGACTGGACGACATTGCTTGAGCATTTGCCGGCCGTACTTGATACGCGAAACGCAATCAACCAACCAGGGAATCCGAAAGTCGTCGTGCTCTAA
- a CDS encoding dihydrodipicolinate synthase family protein: MLEGFGLCFPAMVTPLREDGSLDELSLLKLLALFEAAGCAGVVIGGTNGEGGLLSAVLKRDAIKIASKGRGKLELIFAITSTAIDEAIWSARQAEKFGAAAVMVSPPRIAGLSDDDVLRWYSKLIEATELGVIAYNFPRQTGYEFTAELLARLQNVGLKGVKDSSKKEENLAEFPALDWRFVGDESLLPQAAANGWNGTISGAANVIPQFMSRWANEPQALSPFLDALRRLKSMRQPATYKGVLNKFGFIESTTMACPSIPASEQEISDALELLEDSFGMQPGIPFLPL; the protein is encoded by the coding sequence ATGTTAGAAGGTTTTGGGCTTTGCTTCCCGGCGATGGTGACTCCTCTTCGGGAGGATGGTAGCTTGGATGAACTATCTCTGCTCAAACTTTTGGCGCTTTTTGAGGCTGCTGGGTGCGCTGGCGTCGTCATCGGGGGAACCAATGGTGAAGGCGGGTTGCTCAGCGCGGTCTTGAAGCGAGACGCAATCAAGATCGCTAGCAAAGGCCGTGGCAAATTGGAGCTGATTTTTGCCATCACGAGCACTGCGATTGACGAGGCAATTTGGTCGGCCCGGCAAGCCGAAAAGTTTGGCGCCGCAGCGGTGATGGTCTCTCCGCCCAGGATTGCTGGGCTAAGCGATGACGATGTCTTGCGATGGTATTCCAAGCTCATCGAGGCGACAGAGCTGGGCGTCATTGCATACAACTTCCCCCGCCAAACGGGATATGAATTTACAGCAGAACTGCTGGCGCGATTGCAAAATGTCGGGCTAAAGGGAGTCAAAGATTCGAGCAAGAAGGAGGAAAATCTCGCCGAATTTCCAGCGCTAGATTGGCGTTTTGTTGGTGATGAATCGCTGCTTCCACAAGCCGCGGCGAATGGCTGGAACGGGACGATTTCAGGAGCCGCGAATGTGATTCCTCAATTCATGTCGCGTTGGGCCAATGAGCCGCAGGCTCTATCTCCCTTCCTCGATGCCTTGCGGAGGCTGAAGTCAATGCGACAACCGGCAACGTACAAGGGAGTACTCAACAAATTTGGCTTCATTGAGTCGACCACGATGGCGTGTCCAAGCATTCCAGCTTCTGAGCAAGAGATATCGGACGCGCTGGAATTGCTAGAGGACAGCTTTGGGATGCAACCTGGTATCCCATTTCTGCCGCTCTAG
- a CDS encoding cation-translocating P-type ATPase has protein sequence MPKISGERLQLILTALCGIFLLVSFLALIPGVNLGKSDHWAIAAALAGAYFAAKSAWASLSEKSLDVNLLMVVAAIGAVVVGHIDDAAVLLFLFSLSSTMESLAMARTQSAIEALVKLRPEKAIKITPEGDVSVPVEELQIGDHVRVLSYEPIPTDGALVTERASLNESSMTGESRSIEKVTGDQLLGGTQNLDSMLVLSVTKTVEDSTLSKIVNLVQEAQDNKASGERISKWFGERYTIFVVVAFLLSLGLRMAFKTPFNDAFYSSLILLVALSPCALVISSPAAALSALAYAARNGILVRGGQYIEEAGRVTSVALDKTGTLTAGTPMVVEICVSRAGKLATVGAAAECDNCGPNCDCIICWHDHESLNEDARETLRLAASAEAFSTHPIAEAIVAFANKSGLAIPESSSLQVHAGLGVEAVVEGRTIRIGQVKFFESQKSEVPESFVEHVDEMRTRGLTAVLLHTGENWAAIGLSDRVRNESKSLISNLRKLGVNRIAMLTGDNVATANAIASEVGITDVHAALMPDDKLKLIENWVDSGERVLMVGDGVNDAPALSKAHLGIAMGGLGSEVALRAADVVLVSDRISRIPQLIGLGKLTNRVIRANLIFAAGVICCLTIASFLTKLPLPVAVIGHEGSTVLVILNGLRLLRGPRNISID, from the coding sequence GTGCCGAAAATCTCTGGCGAACGATTGCAACTGATCCTGACCGCACTTTGCGGGATCTTTCTGTTGGTGAGCTTCCTCGCTCTCATCCCGGGGGTGAACCTAGGAAAATCGGATCATTGGGCCATCGCAGCCGCCTTGGCGGGGGCATACTTCGCCGCGAAGTCGGCTTGGGCGTCGCTAAGCGAAAAGTCACTCGACGTGAACCTGCTGATGGTTGTCGCAGCCATCGGAGCAGTGGTGGTCGGACACATCGACGATGCGGCCGTTTTGCTATTTCTATTCAGTCTTTCCAGCACGATGGAGTCGCTCGCAATGGCGAGAACCCAAAGTGCGATTGAGGCACTTGTCAAGCTACGACCCGAGAAGGCGATCAAGATCACACCTGAAGGTGACGTGAGCGTCCCAGTTGAAGAATTGCAGATCGGTGATCACGTCCGAGTGCTCTCTTATGAGCCTATTCCTACCGACGGGGCACTGGTTACTGAGAGGGCGAGCCTCAACGAATCTTCGATGACGGGCGAATCACGCAGCATCGAGAAGGTCACCGGTGACCAGCTTTTGGGAGGAACGCAGAACCTCGATTCCATGCTCGTGCTCTCAGTGACCAAGACCGTTGAGGACAGCACACTTTCGAAGATCGTCAACCTTGTGCAGGAAGCCCAGGACAACAAAGCCAGCGGCGAACGGATCAGCAAGTGGTTTGGCGAACGGTACACGATTTTCGTCGTCGTCGCATTTTTGCTGTCCCTAGGGCTTCGAATGGCGTTCAAAACGCCTTTCAACGACGCTTTCTATTCTTCACTCATCCTGTTAGTGGCGCTCAGCCCATGCGCGCTAGTCATCAGTTCTCCCGCTGCTGCACTCAGCGCGTTGGCGTACGCCGCACGCAACGGAATTTTGGTCCGTGGTGGGCAGTACATCGAAGAAGCTGGCCGGGTCACATCTGTGGCACTAGATAAGACTGGCACCTTAACGGCTGGAACTCCGATGGTTGTAGAGATTTGCGTCAGCCGTGCCGGCAAACTGGCCACGGTTGGTGCCGCCGCCGAATGTGATAATTGCGGACCGAACTGCGACTGCATCATCTGCTGGCACGACCACGAAAGTTTGAACGAGGATGCCCGCGAGACGTTGCGATTGGCCGCCTCAGCGGAGGCGTTTAGTACCCATCCGATCGCCGAAGCTATCGTCGCTTTTGCCAACAAGAGCGGCCTCGCGATTCCCGAAAGTAGTTCGCTTCAAGTTCATGCCGGTCTCGGCGTAGAAGCCGTAGTCGAAGGCCGAACGATACGGATCGGCCAAGTCAAGTTTTTCGAAAGTCAGAAGTCGGAAGTCCCCGAGTCGTTTGTCGAACACGTGGATGAAATGAGAACGCGGGGCCTAACCGCAGTACTTTTGCATACAGGCGAAAACTGGGCGGCAATCGGACTCAGCGATCGCGTCCGAAACGAGTCAAAGTCACTCATTTCTAACCTTCGCAAGCTGGGCGTCAACCGAATCGCAATGCTCACCGGCGACAATGTGGCGACCGCAAATGCGATCGCGAGCGAAGTCGGGATCACCGACGTTCACGCTGCGCTGATGCCTGACGACAAGCTCAAATTGATCGAAAACTGGGTCGATTCTGGTGAGCGCGTTTTAATGGTGGGCGACGGCGTCAACGATGCTCCGGCGCTTTCAAAGGCGCATCTCGGAATCGCGATGGGTGGGCTCGGTAGTGAGGTTGCTCTTCGCGCCGCTGACGTTGTACTAGTGAGTGATCGAATTTCTCGAATTCCTCAATTGATCGGGCTTGGCAAGCTCACGAATCGCGTCATCCGCGCGAATCTGATCTTTGCGGCCGGCGTGATCTGCTGTCTGACTATCGCCTCTTTTTTAACGAAACTTCCGCTGCCAGTCGCTGTTATCGGGCATGAGGGGTCTACAGTGCTCGTGATCCTGAACGGTTTGCGCTTGCTTCGAGGACCACGCAACATTTCGATTGACTAG
- the icd gene encoding NADP-dependent isocitrate dehydrogenase — protein MGNVIQMSTSGLVVPNDPIIPFIEGDGTGPDIWRASVRVLDAAVAKAYGGSKKVEWIEVLAGEKAFNQTGSWLPDETLDAFRKYSVGIKGPLTTPVGGGIRSLNVALRQILDLYVCLRPVRWFDGVPSPVNDPGAVDMVIFRENTEDIYAGIEFAAGTDEAKQVLDFIAQKFPKMFDKIRFGTAEKGQEFTSAAGIASDSNINVGIGIKPVSKLGTERLVRSAIEYAIQNGRKSVTIVHKGNIMKFTEGGFRDWGYELAKSEFGAIELDGGPWCKIPEGKPGAGIVIKDAIADITLQQVLTRPADFDVIATLNLNGDYLSDALAAQVGGIGIAPGANINYVTGHAIFEATHGTAPKYANLDKVNPSSVILSGEMMFRYMGWTEAADLLIKGMDGAISSKKVTYDFARLMSGATEIKCSEFGDNIIAHM, from the coding sequence ATGGGCAATGTTATTCAAATGTCGACCAGTGGACTGGTCGTCCCCAATGATCCGATTATTCCGTTTATCGAAGGCGATGGCACCGGGCCAGATATCTGGCGGGCGAGCGTTCGAGTTTTGGATGCAGCTGTCGCGAAAGCCTATGGCGGATCCAAGAAAGTCGAATGGATCGAAGTGCTCGCCGGAGAGAAGGCGTTCAACCAGACCGGAAGCTGGCTCCCAGACGAAACACTCGATGCGTTTCGCAAGTACTCCGTCGGAATCAAAGGCCCTCTGACAACCCCTGTTGGAGGCGGAATCCGCTCGCTCAACGTAGCACTGCGGCAAATTCTTGATCTCTACGTCTGCCTGCGCCCTGTTCGATGGTTTGACGGCGTTCCCAGTCCAGTGAACGATCCTGGTGCTGTGGATATGGTGATCTTCCGCGAGAACACAGAAGATATTTATGCAGGAATCGAGTTTGCCGCTGGCACCGATGAGGCCAAGCAAGTTCTCGATTTCATCGCTCAGAAATTCCCGAAGATGTTCGACAAAATCCGGTTCGGCACAGCCGAAAAGGGGCAGGAATTCACCAGCGCTGCTGGCATTGCCTCCGACTCCAATATCAACGTCGGTATTGGCATCAAGCCGGTTAGCAAGCTCGGGACCGAGCGTCTCGTTCGATCAGCGATCGAATATGCCATCCAAAATGGTCGAAAGTCGGTGACCATCGTCCACAAGGGGAACATCATGAAGTTCACCGAAGGCGGATTCCGAGATTGGGGCTACGAACTCGCAAAGTCCGAATTCGGCGCAATTGAACTCGACGGTGGCCCATGGTGCAAGATTCCTGAAGGCAAACCAGGCGCAGGAATTGTCATCAAGGACGCCATCGCCGACATCACTCTCCAGCAGGTGCTCACTCGCCCAGCTGATTTTGATGTCATCGCAACGCTCAACTTGAACGGCGACTATCTCAGCGACGCGCTCGCGGCACAAGTTGGCGGTATCGGAATTGCTCCGGGCGCGAACATTAACTATGTGACCGGTCATGCTATCTTTGAGGCAACTCATGGAACAGCGCCAAAATACGCAAACCTCGACAAAGTGAATCCGTCGAGCGTGATCCTCAGCGGAGAAATGATGTTCCGGTACATGGGTTGGACCGAAGCTGCTGATTTGCTGATCAAGGGCATGGACGGCGCGATCTCAAGCAAGAAGGTCACTTATGACTTCGCGCGGTTGATGAGCGGCGCAACTGAGATCAAGTGCAGCGAGTTCGGCGATAACATCATCGCCCACATGTAA
- a CDS encoding CoA transferase, with product MFQPLGDIRVLDLTRVLAGPSCTQHLADLGAEVWKVESMVGDETRQWGPPSVDVDGEAMSAYYLCANRGKKSICIDLKQPEGADLVRQLAAKADVLVENFKVGDLARYGLDFESLSSLNPKLIYASITGFGQTGPRRHEPGYDAAMQAMTGIMSVTGEADGGPSKVGVAWIDIMTGWVCSTAILAALHSGKGQHLDISLFDVGLSALANVGQSALCTGNDPKRFGNAHPQIVPYQTFLCADGHVMICVGNDAQFAALCGQFDDPQATELAQFKTNAERVAHREQVVELVQSLISELSREDVIRKLKFAGVPGGAIQSIPEALADPQSIARGSVVNIGGLKLLQSPLVHHVPASELNQSRPPKLGEHTIEILESVLEMPKEVVASLLDRKVVR from the coding sequence ATGTTCCAGCCGCTTGGCGATATCCGAGTTCTCGATCTAACGCGAGTTTTGGCTGGCCCGAGTTGCACTCAGCATTTGGCCGATCTTGGTGCGGAAGTCTGGAAGGTCGAGTCGATGGTCGGGGATGAAACTCGGCAATGGGGTCCTCCTTCGGTCGATGTTGATGGGGAGGCAATGAGCGCATATTATCTGTGCGCGAACCGTGGCAAGAAGTCGATCTGCATCGATCTCAAGCAGCCGGAGGGCGCAGACCTGGTCCGGCAGCTTGCGGCTAAGGCAGACGTTCTCGTCGAGAACTTCAAAGTTGGCGATCTGGCTCGCTATGGCCTCGATTTTGAGTCGCTTTCTTCGCTAAATCCCAAGCTCATTTATGCCTCAATCACGGGATTTGGTCAAACTGGCCCACGGCGGCACGAACCTGGATATGATGCGGCGATGCAGGCGATGACAGGCATCATGTCGGTGACCGGCGAAGCGGACGGAGGCCCATCAAAGGTCGGTGTGGCGTGGATCGACATCATGACGGGATGGGTTTGTAGCACGGCGATTTTGGCCGCCCTACATTCTGGAAAAGGTCAGCATCTCGACATCAGCCTCTTCGATGTTGGCCTTTCCGCTTTGGCGAATGTTGGCCAGTCCGCGCTTTGTACTGGAAACGATCCGAAGCGTTTTGGTAACGCGCATCCACAAATCGTGCCGTACCAGACTTTTTTGTGTGCGGATGGACACGTGATGATCTGTGTGGGGAACGACGCGCAGTTCGCGGCCTTATGCGGACAATTTGATGATCCACAAGCAACAGAATTGGCCCAGTTTAAGACCAATGCCGAGCGAGTAGCCCATCGCGAGCAGGTTGTCGAGCTTGTTCAGAGTTTGATTTCTGAACTCAGTCGTGAAGACGTGATTCGCAAATTGAAGTTCGCCGGGGTTCCTGGTGGCGCGATTCAATCAATTCCCGAGGCACTTGCGGACCCTCAATCAATCGCCCGTGGATCGGTAGTCAACATCGGCGGCCTCAAGTTACTGCAAAGCCCGCTGGTGCACCATGTACCGGCCAGCGAGCTCAATCAATCGCGGCCTCCAAAGTTGGGCGAGCACACGATAGAGATTCTGGAGTCTGTGCTGGAGATGCCAAAGGAAGTCGTCGCAAGTTTGTTAGACCGGAAAGTCGTCCGATGA
- the mtaB gene encoding tRNA (N(6)-L-threonylcarbamoyladenosine(37)-C(2))-methylthiotransferase MtaB: MPTAAFTTLGCKVNQYETQKILDSFAEKGFEIVPFEGPADVYVVNSCSVTSDAERKSRYTIRRAKRFNNDAKVVVTGCAAQMSLNRGEAVDSADLLVPNPEKLNSWQYFAAEFPELVPPPQPELRTTGIQGRTRATLKVQDGCNVMCSYCSIPYTRPGMVSRPAVEVLREAQKLAESGYHEAILTGVLIGAYDEASGSGGPDFNQLVKLLAEESGLARLRISSIEVHQVTPELIRLAQEGLIAPHFHIPLQSGDSGVLKDMNRRYDQDTYIELCQRLKSEIPDVTLTTDIMVGFPTETRERFESSLHVCEAVGFHSAHVFTFSPRWGAPADAWGDPVSPEEKSARRLELVKITAETGRAHVAKFVGRTMRVLVEGKIAKDGMLQGLTDNYLTVKYCGPATHCRTLQQVKLVEASGMEIFGELAGDTSTALRVLA; the protein is encoded by the coding sequence ATGCCAACGGCAGCATTCACCACCCTAGGTTGTAAAGTCAACCAGTACGAAACGCAGAAGATTTTGGATTCCTTCGCAGAAAAGGGATTCGAGATCGTGCCGTTCGAGGGTCCGGCAGATGTGTACGTGGTGAATTCGTGCAGCGTGACCAGCGACGCTGAGCGAAAGAGTCGATACACGATTCGCCGGGCAAAGCGGTTCAACAACGATGCGAAAGTGGTGGTGACGGGCTGCGCCGCACAAATGAGCCTAAACCGTGGTGAGGCGGTGGACTCTGCTGACCTTCTGGTACCAAATCCAGAAAAGCTCAATAGCTGGCAGTACTTTGCAGCGGAATTTCCTGAACTTGTGCCCCCTCCACAACCTGAACTCCGTACGACTGGAATCCAAGGGCGGACCCGAGCAACTCTCAAGGTCCAGGATGGTTGCAATGTAATGTGCAGCTATTGCTCTATCCCGTATACCAGGCCTGGAATGGTGTCTCGGCCCGCGGTAGAAGTTCTTCGCGAGGCGCAAAAGCTTGCCGAATCGGGATACCACGAAGCAATCTTGACCGGGGTCTTGATTGGAGCTTACGACGAGGCATCTGGAAGTGGTGGCCCGGACTTTAACCAATTGGTTAAACTTTTAGCGGAAGAGAGCGGGTTAGCAAGGCTTCGAATTAGTAGTATCGAGGTCCATCAGGTCACTCCGGAGCTGATCCGCCTAGCTCAAGAAGGTCTGATCGCGCCGCATTTTCACATTCCGCTCCAATCGGGCGATTCTGGGGTTCTGAAGGACATGAACCGTCGGTACGACCAGGACACCTACATCGAATTGTGCCAGAGACTCAAAAGCGAGATTCCGGACGTGACGCTCACGACGGACATCATGGTCGGATTCCCAACTGAAACGAGGGAGCGATTTGAATCCAGTTTGCATGTTTGCGAAGCGGTCGGATTTCATTCGGCGCACGTGTTCACGTTTAGTCCAAGATGGGGGGCTCCCGCAGATGCGTGGGGCGATCCTGTGAGCCCAGAAGAGAAGTCTGCGCGTCGACTTGAACTCGTGAAGATTACTGCCGAAACTGGTCGAGCCCATGTTGCCAAATTCGTGGGTCGCACAATGCGTGTATTGGTCGAGGGCAAAATCGCCAAAGACGGAATGTTGCAGGGGCTGACCGATAACTACTTGACGGTGAAATACTGCGGGCCGGCTACTCATTGCCGGACGCTGCAGCAAGTCAAATTAGTCGAGGCGAGCGGCATGGAGATTTTTGGAGAGTTGGCGGGGGACACTTCCACAGCCCTTCGCGTTTTGGCGTAA